The Staphylococcus carnosus genome has a segment encoding these proteins:
- the rplC gene encoding 50S ribosomal protein L3, with product MTKGILGRKIGMTQVFGENGDLIPVTVVEAGQNVVLQKKTEEVDGYNAIQVGFEDKQAYKKDSKSNKYANKPAEGHAKKAGTAPKRFIREFKNINVDEYEVGQEVSVDTFEAGDIIDVTGVSKGKGFQGNIKRHGHARGPMAHGSHFHRAPGSVGMASDASKVFKGHKMPGRMGGNTVTVQNLEVVQIDAENNVILVKGNVPGPKKGLVEIKTSIKKGNK from the coding sequence ATGACCAAAGGAATCTTAGGAAGAAAAATCGGGATGACACAAGTATTCGGTGAAAACGGAGACTTAATCCCAGTAACTGTTGTAGAAGCAGGCCAAAACGTAGTATTACAAAAGAAAACTGAAGAGGTAGACGGTTATAACGCTATCCAAGTAGGTTTTGAAGACAAACAAGCATACAAAAAAGACAGCAAGTCTAATAAATATGCAAACAAACCAGCTGAAGGTCACGCTAAAAAAGCGGGCACAGCACCTAAGCGCTTCATTCGTGAATTCAAAAACATTAATGTTGATGAATACGAAGTAGGTCAAGAAGTCTCAGTTGATACATTTGAAGCTGGCGACATCATTGACGTAACTGGAGTATCTAAAGGTAAAGGTTTCCAAGGTAATATTAAACGTCATGGACACGCTCGCGGACCAATGGCTCACGGTTCTCATTTCCATAGAGCGCCAGGTTCAGTAGGTATGGCGTCAGACGCATCTAAAGTATTTAAAGGTCACAAAATGCCAGGTCGTATGGGTGGCAACACAGTGACAGTTCAAAACTTAGAAGTTGTACAAATCGACGCTGAAAACAACGTTATCTTAGTAAAAGGTAATGTGCCTGGTCCTAAAAAAGGATTAGTAGAAATCAAAACTTCAATTAAAAAAGGTAATAAATAA
- a CDS encoding NCS2 family permease: MKKYFQFDKYHTNYRREILGGLTTFLSMAYILAVNPQVLSLAGVKGIPESMKMDQGAVFVATALAAFVGSVFMGLVARYPIALAPGMGLNAFFAFTVVLTMGIPWQIGLTGVLCSGIFFAILTMTGLRETIINAIPYEMKMAVSAGIGLFITFVGLQGSGIIVNNDSTLVTLGHLTNGKVLLAVFGIIVTVILYAKKLPGAIFVGMILTSVAGLVTGLIQMPHAIVGKVPSIAPTFGAAFDAFKDPSQLFTVQFLIVILTFLFIDFFDTAGTLVAVATQAGMMKDNKLPRAGRALFSDSIATIIGAIFGTTTTTSYIESTSGVAVGARTGFASIVTGVCFLLALFFSPLMAVVTSAVTAPALIVVGVLMAGNLAEIDWKKFEFAVPAFITIIMMPLSYSIATGIACGFIFYPITMLMSKRQKEVHPIMYVLMVLFILYFVFVHG; this comes from the coding sequence GTGAAAAAATATTTCCAATTTGATAAGTATCATACGAATTATCGACGTGAGATTTTAGGCGGCTTAACAACTTTTTTATCTATGGCTTATATTTTAGCTGTTAACCCGCAAGTTTTAAGTTTAGCTGGGGTAAAAGGTATTCCAGAAAGTATGAAAATGGACCAAGGCGCTGTTTTCGTAGCAACAGCGCTCGCAGCATTTGTCGGCTCAGTGTTCATGGGACTTGTCGCCAGGTACCCAATAGCCTTGGCGCCGGGAATGGGACTTAATGCATTCTTTGCATTTACTGTAGTATTAACAATGGGAATTCCATGGCAGATTGGTTTAACAGGGGTTTTATGCTCAGGTATATTCTTTGCAATATTGACCATGACCGGTCTCAGGGAAACTATTATTAATGCTATACCATATGAAATGAAGATGGCAGTTTCAGCTGGTATCGGTTTGTTTATTACCTTTGTAGGTCTTCAAGGATCAGGAATTATTGTTAATAATGATTCAACACTTGTAACATTAGGACATTTGACTAACGGCAAAGTATTGCTTGCTGTATTCGGCATCATTGTGACAGTAATTCTATATGCTAAAAAATTACCAGGTGCAATTTTTGTGGGTATGATTTTGACATCAGTTGCAGGATTGGTTACTGGATTAATTCAAATGCCGCATGCAATCGTAGGTAAAGTTCCGAGCATTGCCCCAACATTCGGTGCAGCATTTGATGCATTTAAAGATCCATCGCAGCTTTTCACTGTACAATTCTTAATTGTTATTTTGACATTTTTATTTATCGACTTCTTTGATACAGCAGGTACATTGGTTGCTGTTGCAACTCAAGCAGGTATGATGAAAGATAATAAACTGCCTCGTGCTGGACGTGCGTTATTCTCAGATTCTATTGCCACAATTATTGGAGCGATTTTTGGTACAACAACGACTACTTCATATATCGAATCAACTTCAGGTGTTGCAGTAGGGGCACGTACGGGATTCGCTAGTATTGTGACGGGTGTCTGTTTCTTGCTTGCATTATTCTTCAGTCCATTGATGGCTGTAGTAACAAGTGCTGTGACAGCACCGGCATTGATTGTAGTGGGAGTGCTTATGGCAGGAAACTTAGCAGAAATCGATTGGAAAAAATTTGAATTTGCAGTACCAGCATTTATAACAATTATTATGATGCCGTTATCATATTCTATTGCGACAGGTATTGCATGTGGTTTCATTTTCTATCCAATTACTATGTTGATGTCAAAACGTCAAAAAGAAGTACATCCTATTATGTACGTACTCATGGTTCTATTTATTTTATATTTTGTTTTTGTTCACGGCTAA
- a CDS encoding glucose 1-dehydrogenase: protein MFTDLENKVVVVTGGASGIGRAMCEAFGQAKAKVVINYRSERHKEDLEEMKALISEAGGESIAVQGDVSKEEDIIHLVEEAVKTFGTLDIMINNAGYENPVPSEEMTVEEFSKAIDINLTGAFVGSREAVKYFRKEDKPGVIINTASVHDTIPWPNYVNYAASKGGLKLMMETMSMEYAQFGIRINNISPGAIVTKHTEKKFSDPKTRAETLEMIPARELGKSEDVSNVALFLASDLANYVHGTTIYVDGGMTNYPAFMGGKG from the coding sequence ATGTTTACAGATTTAGAAAATAAAGTTGTTGTTGTTACAGGCGGTGCAAGCGGTATCGGACGTGCAATGTGCGAAGCTTTTGGCCAAGCGAAAGCTAAAGTGGTTATTAACTATCGCTCTGAACGCCATAAAGAAGATTTGGAAGAAATGAAGGCACTGATTTCTGAAGCTGGCGGTGAATCAATCGCAGTACAAGGTGATGTGTCAAAAGAAGAAGATATCATCCATTTAGTAGAAGAAGCAGTTAAAACATTCGGTACTTTAGACATTATGATAAATAATGCCGGATATGAAAATCCTGTTCCTTCTGAAGAAATGACAGTCGAAGAATTCAGCAAAGCTATCGATATCAACTTGACAGGTGCTTTTGTAGGTTCTCGTGAAGCTGTAAAATACTTCCGTAAAGAAGATAAACCAGGTGTGATTATCAATACAGCAAGTGTGCACGATACAATCCCATGGCCGAATTACGTTAACTACGCAGCCAGCAAAGGCGGCTTGAAGTTAATGATGGAAACAATGTCTATGGAATATGCGCAATTTGGTATTCGTATCAATAATATTTCTCCAGGCGCTATTGTAACAAAACATACTGAGAAAAAATTCTCTGATCCTAAAACACGTGCTGAGACATTAGAAATGATTCCTGCTCGCGAACTTGGTAAATCAGAAGATGTTTCCAATGTTGCACTATTCCTTGCATCTGATTTAGCTAACTATGTACACGGTACAACGATTTATGTTGATGGTGGTATGACAAACTATCCTGCATTCATGGGTGGTAAAGGTTAA
- the rplW gene encoding 50S ribosomal protein L23 — protein MEARDVLKRPVITEKSSEAMAENKYTFDVDTRANKTQVKIAVEEIFDVKVDKVNIINYKPKKKRMGRYQGYTNKRRKAVVTLKEGSIDLFN, from the coding sequence ATGGAAGCAAGAGACGTTCTTAAGCGCCCCGTAATCACAGAAAAATCTTCAGAAGCTATGGCTGAAAACAAATATACTTTTGATGTAGATACACGTGCGAACAAAACTCAAGTTAAAATTGCAGTTGAAGAAATTTTCGATGTTAAAGTAGACAAAGTTAATATCATCAACTACAAACCTAAGAAAAAACGTATGGGCCGTTACCAAGGTTATACAAACAAAAGACGTAAAGCAGTAGTAACACTTAAAGAAGGATCAATCGATCTATTCAACTAA
- the mspA gene encoding membrane stabilizing protein MspA, translating to MQLYLILLPVLYLFVSYISIFKMNTIYASILRMIMGVLLILVVAMSNLSAPLVSWWEFAVIVMLVGNVEITAFKHSKGDKKGVSILNMMTLLIFVISVILTLVVY from the coding sequence ATGCAACTATATTTAATACTATTACCCGTTTTATATCTATTTGTGAGTTATATCAGCATATTCAAAATGAATACTATCTATGCTAGCATTTTAAGAATGATAATGGGTGTTTTGCTGATTTTAGTAGTTGCGATGTCTAATTTATCTGCACCGCTTGTTTCTTGGTGGGAATTTGCAGTCATCGTTATGCTTGTCGGCAACGTAGAAATTACAGCATTTAAACATTCAAAAGGCGACAAAAAAGGTGTATCCATTCTCAACATGATGACACTTTTAATATTTGTAATCAGTGTTATTTTAACACTTGTCGTTTATTAA
- a CDS encoding GRP family sugar transporter: protein MDLLIALLPALFWGSVVLINVLVGGGPYNQIRGTTLGALIVGVILLLTGHASFEPKVIIVGLISGAFWALGQGYQLRSVQLIGVSKTMPISTGMQLVGTTLFSAIFLGEWSTMMQVILGLVSMVLLVAGIALTSLKGKEDTAESKSALGKAMPILLISTVGYVVYVVIAQIFSVNGLDALFFQSIGMAIGGFILSANHQTSKKYTLKNIIPGVVWAIGNLFLFFSQPKVGVATSFSFSQLLVIVSTLGGIFILKEKKDKRQMVGIWAGIVLIIVAAFILGGLKA, encoded by the coding sequence ATGGATTTACTTATAGCTTTACTTCCTGCACTGTTTTGGGGAAGCGTTGTACTTATTAATGTACTTGTCGGAGGCGGTCCCTACAACCAAATTCGCGGTACTACATTAGGTGCATTAATCGTAGGTGTAATATTACTTTTAACAGGGCACGCCTCTTTTGAACCGAAAGTTATCATTGTCGGTTTAATCTCTGGTGCGTTCTGGGCACTTGGACAAGGTTATCAATTGCGTTCAGTACAATTAATCGGTGTTTCTAAAACAATGCCGATTTCTACGGGTATGCAATTGGTAGGTACTACATTATTTAGTGCAATTTTCTTAGGTGAATGGAGTACAATGATGCAAGTTATTTTAGGACTTGTCTCAATGGTATTACTTGTAGCCGGAATTGCATTAACTTCATTAAAAGGCAAAGAAGATACAGCAGAATCTAAATCAGCACTTGGTAAAGCAATGCCTATATTGTTAATTTCAACTGTGGGTTATGTTGTTTATGTAGTAATTGCTCAAATCTTTAGTGTGAATGGTTTAGATGCATTATTCTTCCAATCAATCGGTATGGCAATTGGTGGTTTTATACTATCTGCCAATCATCAAACTTCCAAAAAATATACTCTTAAAAATATTATTCCAGGTGTTGTTTGGGCGATTGGTAACTTGTTCTTATTCTTCTCACAACCTAAAGTCGGTGTAGCAACAAGTTTCTCATTCTCACAATTACTTGTAATTGTTTCTACACTTGGCGGTATCTTTATCTTGAAAGAGAAAAAAGACAAACGTCAGATGGTAGGTATATGGGCAGGAATTGTATTAATTATAGTAGCAGCATTTATTCTCGGCGGATTAAAAGCATAA
- the rplD gene encoding 50S ribosomal protein L4 — MANYDVLKVDGSKAGSVELSDSVFAIEPNKDVIFEAINLQRASLRQGTHSVKNRSAVRGGGRKPWRQKGTGRARQGTIRAPQWRGGGIVFGPTPRSYSYKMPKKMRRLALRSALSFKVQENGFTVVDAFGLEAPKTKEFTKVLSNLELPKKVLVVTESEDVNVELSARNIPGVQITTVTGLNVLDITSADSVLITEAAAKKVEEVLG, encoded by the coding sequence ATGGCAAATTATGATGTATTAAAAGTAGACGGATCAAAAGCAGGTTCAGTTGAATTAAGCGATTCAGTATTCGCGATTGAACCAAACAAAGATGTTATTTTTGAAGCAATCAATTTACAACGTGCTTCATTACGCCAAGGTACTCATTCTGTTAAGAATCGTTCAGCAGTACGTGGCGGTGGACGTAAACCATGGAGACAAAAAGGTACAGGACGTGCGCGTCAAGGTACAATCCGTGCTCCACAATGGCGTGGCGGCGGTATCGTATTCGGACCGACTCCAAGAAGCTATTCATACAAAATGCCTAAGAAAATGCGTCGTTTAGCATTACGTTCTGCATTATCTTTCAAAGTGCAAGAAAATGGATTCACTGTTGTTGATGCATTCGGTTTAGAAGCACCAAAAACAAAAGAATTCACTAAAGTATTATCTAATTTAGAATTACCTAAAAAAGTTTTAGTTGTTACTGAATCAGAAGATGTAAATGTTGAATTATCAGCACGTAACATTCCTGGCGTTCAAATTACAACTGTAACTGGATTAAACGTATTAGACATCACTAGCGCTGACAGTGTATTAATTACTGAAGCAGCTGCTAAAAAAGTTGAGGAGGTGCTCGGATAA
- a CDS encoding DNA topoisomerase III encodes MKSLILAEKPSVARDIANALNVTQQRNGYFENNQYIVTWALGHLVTNATPEQYDKKFKTWDLAELPIIPDHMKTVVIPKTKKQFNTVKSLMLKENVKEIIIATDAGREGELVARLILDKVHNKKPIKRLWISSITAKAIRNGFKQLKDGKAYLSLYRAALARSEADWIVGINATRALTTKYDAQLSLGRVQTPTIQLVQMRQDEIKNFRPTEYYTLEAKIAGQSFKLASQHRIKDKQKLEKLVQRLKGKQAEVVDIQSKHKKQYPAKLYSLTDLQQDAYQRYHMGAKETLNTLQNLYERHKLATYPRTDSNYLTDDMVDTFKERLQALLATEYKAQVRPLVNQKFSAKMNIINNQKVSDHHAIIPTEIRPDMNVLSQREQKLYLMIAERFIENLLPPYEYDAVKVVCKIDGESFEFQDKVTVQPGFKALKSETTPSQMPTFDKDKSYTVQGFNIQAHETTPPAYFNEGTLLKAMENPQKFFDLKDSKHSQTLKQTGGIGTVATRADIIDKLFNMNAIEARSGQIRVTSKGRQILDLAPQELTSPLLTAEWEEKLTQIEKGKYDSCAFMKEMKNFTKDIVNEIKNSEQKYKHDNLTSTECPTCGKFMIRVKTKNGQMLVCQDPSCKTKKNVQRKTNARCPNCHKKMTLFGKGKQATYRCVCGHSETQEQMDRRHKNKGKSKVSKREMKKYMGKEELDNNPFQDALKNLKL; translated from the coding sequence ATGAAATCACTAATTTTAGCAGAGAAGCCTTCTGTTGCGAGAGATATTGCGAATGCATTGAATGTTACGCAACAACGTAATGGCTACTTTGAAAATAATCAATATATTGTGACGTGGGCGTTAGGGCACTTAGTTACAAATGCAACGCCAGAACAATACGATAAGAAATTTAAAACGTGGGACTTAGCAGAATTACCGATTATCCCTGACCATATGAAGACAGTAGTGATACCCAAAACTAAAAAACAATTCAACACTGTTAAATCATTGATGTTAAAAGAAAATGTTAAAGAAATTATCATTGCGACAGATGCAGGAAGAGAAGGGGAACTGGTTGCACGCTTGATATTGGATAAAGTCCATAATAAGAAACCGATTAAACGTTTATGGATCAGTTCTATTACAGCAAAAGCAATTAGAAATGGTTTTAAGCAGCTTAAAGATGGTAAAGCATATTTGTCATTATATCGTGCAGCATTGGCACGCAGTGAAGCGGATTGGATTGTAGGTATTAATGCGACACGTGCACTTACAACAAAATATGATGCACAATTATCATTAGGACGTGTTCAAACACCAACAATTCAACTTGTGCAAATGCGCCAAGATGAAATTAAGAACTTCCGTCCGACTGAATATTATACTTTAGAAGCTAAAATAGCGGGACAATCGTTTAAATTAGCGAGTCAGCACCGTATTAAAGACAAACAAAAACTAGAAAAGTTAGTACAACGCTTAAAAGGGAAACAAGCTGAAGTTGTTGATATACAGTCTAAACATAAAAAACAATACCCAGCTAAATTATATAGTTTGACGGATTTACAGCAAGATGCGTATCAACGTTATCACATGGGCGCCAAGGAAACGTTAAACACTTTGCAGAACTTATATGAACGTCATAAATTAGCAACATACCCGCGTACAGATTCAAACTATCTTACTGATGATATGGTAGATACATTTAAAGAACGTCTGCAAGCGTTACTTGCTACTGAATATAAAGCGCAGGTACGTCCGTTGGTGAATCAAAAATTCAGTGCGAAGATGAATATTATTAATAACCAAAAAGTATCAGATCATCACGCAATTATTCCTACTGAAATACGACCTGACATGAACGTATTAAGTCAACGTGAACAAAAATTGTATTTAATGATTGCTGAACGTTTTATTGAAAACTTGTTGCCTCCTTATGAATACGATGCTGTCAAAGTGGTGTGCAAAATAGATGGTGAATCGTTTGAGTTCCAAGATAAAGTGACTGTTCAACCTGGTTTTAAAGCATTGAAATCGGAAACGACTCCATCTCAAATGCCAACATTTGATAAAGACAAAAGCTATACAGTTCAAGGTTTTAATATTCAAGCACATGAAACAACGCCGCCAGCATATTTTAATGAAGGTACATTGCTTAAAGCGATGGAAAATCCACAAAAATTCTTTGATTTGAAAGATAGTAAGCATTCGCAAACATTGAAACAAACAGGCGGTATCGGTACGGTTGCAACACGAGCAGATATTATTGATAAGTTGTTTAATATGAATGCGATAGAGGCGAGAAGTGGACAAATCCGTGTAACATCGAAAGGACGTCAAATTCTTGATTTAGCACCGCAAGAACTTACATCACCGTTATTAACTGCTGAGTGGGAAGAGAAGCTAACACAAATCGAAAAGGGTAAGTATGATTCGTGCGCATTTATGAAAGAAATGAAAAACTTTACAAAAGATATTGTGAATGAGATTAAAAATAGCGAGCAAAAATACAAACACGATAATCTCACAAGCACAGAATGTCCAACTTGCGGTAAATTTATGATTCGCGTTAAAACTAAAAATGGTCAAATGCTTGTTTGTCAAGATCCATCATGTAAGACTAAGAAAAATGTTCAACGAAAGACAAATGCGCGTTGTCCTAACTGTCATAAGAAAATGACATTGTTCGGAAAAGGAAAACAAGCAACTTATCGTTGTGTATGCGGTCATTCTGAAACACAAGAACAAATGGACCGTCGTCATAAAAATAAAGGTAAAAGTAAAGTATCTAAACGTGAAATGAAAAAATATATGGGTAAAGAAGAATTAGATAACAACCCATTCCAAGATGCATTGAAGAATTTAAAACTTTAA
- a CDS encoding GNAT family N-acetyltransferase has protein sequence MKTIQIDSSQDIRNFINHSNTEFCSYLYKLHEKNVSMEQGIASLQHDTGVYALVDDSDEIQMLIGGFAYDAHHYKMVGPFLAEKGAPDPADFKNLFETLAAQQADGTHFNFSFDVSDTYNNSLMKIIDAHYTFTDYYLSTDHTIETSNEAERHIIKYHKAFFSHFDRLHRKIFRRDALTPSEITNSIDENNQLFFFVSEGILKGYLYLQMHPEAHSAEIRYFSSHTDYRHEGIAFNLLSYAINYAFKNEGIERVYFKIRSKNDKLVDRFSELGFDIRSERKKFKYIK, from the coding sequence ATGAAAACAATCCAGATTGATTCTTCTCAAGACATCCGCAACTTTATTAATCATTCTAATACCGAGTTCTGTTCTTATTTATACAAACTGCATGAAAAAAATGTATCTATGGAACAAGGTATTGCATCATTACAACACGATACAGGTGTTTACGCATTAGTCGATGATTCTGATGAGATACAAATGCTTATAGGCGGCTTCGCTTATGATGCCCATCATTACAAAATGGTCGGTCCATTTCTTGCCGAAAAAGGTGCACCCGACCCTGCAGATTTTAAAAATTTATTTGAAACATTAGCAGCACAGCAAGCGGACGGCACACATTTCAATTTTTCATTTGATGTATCTGACACATACAACAACTCTTTAATGAAAATTATTGATGCCCATTATACGTTTACAGATTATTATTTATCTACAGACCATACTATCGAAACAAGCAATGAAGCAGAGCGCCATATTATCAAATATCACAAAGCCTTTTTCAGCCACTTTGATCGCTTGCATCGAAAAATATTTAGAAGAGATGCCTTAACACCATCTGAAATTACAAATTCAATTGATGAAAATAATCAACTTTTCTTCTTTGTCAGCGAAGGGATTTTAAAAGGATACTTATATCTACAAATGCATCCAGAAGCACATTCAGCTGAAATCAGATATTTCTCTTCACACACTGACTATCGTCATGAAGGGATCGCTTTCAACTTGTTAAGTTATGCGATTAACTATGCTTTCAAAAATGAAGGTATTGAACGTGTCTATTTTAAAATCAGAAGTAAAAATGATAAATTAGTAGACCGTTTCAGTGAACTCGGCTTTGACATCCGATCGGAACGCAAAAAATTCAAATATATAAAATAA
- the rplB gene encoding 50S ribosomal protein L2, whose translation MALKHYKPITNGRRNMTSLDFAEITKTTPEKSLLQPLPKRAGRNNQGKLTVRHHGGGHKRQYRVIDFKRNKDGIPAKVDSIQYDPNRSANIALLVYADGEKRYIIAPKGLQVGQTIENGEEADIKTGNALPLANIPVGTTIHNIELKPGRGGQIARSAGASAQVLGKEGKYVLVRLRSGEVRMILSTCRATVGQVGNLQHELVNVGKAGRSRWKGIRPTVRGSVMNPNDHPHGGGEGRAPIGRPSPMSPWGKPTLGKKTRRGKKSSDKLIVRGRKRK comes from the coding sequence ATGGCTCTTAAACATTATAAGCCAATTACAAATGGTCGTCGTAATATGACTTCATTGGATTTCGCTGAAATCACTAAAACGACTCCTGAAAAGTCATTATTACAACCGCTACCGAAAAGAGCGGGACGTAACAACCAAGGTAAATTGACAGTACGCCATCATGGTGGCGGACACAAACGTCAATACCGTGTAATCGATTTTAAACGTAATAAAGATGGAATCCCAGCTAAAGTTGATTCTATCCAATATGATCCAAACCGTTCAGCTAACATTGCATTGTTAGTATATGCAGATGGTGAGAAACGCTACATCATCGCACCTAAAGGTTTACAAGTAGGTCAAACAATTGAAAATGGTGAAGAAGCAGATATCAAAACTGGTAATGCTTTACCATTAGCAAACATTCCAGTAGGTACTACAATCCATAACATTGAATTAAAACCAGGTCGCGGCGGACAAATCGCTCGTTCAGCAGGTGCTAGTGCACAAGTACTTGGTAAAGAAGGTAAATACGTATTAGTAAGACTTCGTTCTGGTGAAGTACGTATGATTCTTTCAACTTGCCGTGCAACTGTAGGTCAAGTTGGTAACTTACAACATGAACTTGTTAACGTTGGTAAAGCCGGACGTTCTCGTTGGAAAGGTATTCGCCCAACTGTTCGTGGTTCTGTAATGAACCCTAACGATCACCCACACGGTGGTGGTGAAGGACGCGCTCCAATCGGTCGCCCATCTCCAATGTCACCTTGGGGTAAACCAACTCTTGGTAAGAAAACTCGTCGCGGTAAAAAATCATCTGATAAACTTATCGTTCGTGGACGTAAAAGAAAATAA
- a CDS encoding AEC family transporter, producing the protein MTGKFVIIVLLIALGYFLKRVKLLKEDDSQVLATLVLNVTLPALVIVNLNKADLDISLSILPIMMVIYGIVAKIIAISFFLKYDNEMRGTIGMMMASLNIGLFAYPLVQAIWPKVGMVYFGMADIGGAIVMFGITYFVAGYFSSGDNTFNVKFLLVNLLRSVPLMTYLIMFGLNMSNIHIPGAAINFFDVLSKANMPLSMILLGLMLNFRIERKYLPIAFKYLLIHYGFGIIAGLLVYFFLPVSDQMIKTTLMVIWLLPIGVAVIPYSLQFKYRTMPIIGMTTNMTILISIVILYLYQMFFV; encoded by the coding sequence ATGACAGGCAAATTCGTAATAATTGTATTACTGATTGCATTAGGATATTTTTTAAAAAGAGTAAAGCTTCTAAAAGAAGATGACAGTCAAGTACTTGCAACACTTGTATTAAATGTCACGCTGCCTGCGTTGGTCATCGTCAATTTAAATAAAGCAGATTTAGATATTTCTTTATCTATTCTGCCTATTATGATGGTCATTTACGGAATAGTTGCGAAAATCATTGCAATCAGTTTCTTTTTGAAATATGACAATGAAATGCGCGGTACTATCGGGATGATGATGGCTTCGTTGAATATTGGACTATTCGCTTATCCGCTCGTACAAGCTATTTGGCCGAAAGTAGGGATGGTATATTTTGGTATGGCTGATATCGGCGGGGCGATTGTAATGTTTGGTATCACATACTTTGTTGCGGGATATTTCAGCAGTGGGGACAATACTTTTAATGTGAAATTTTTATTAGTTAATCTTTTAAGATCTGTTCCTTTGATGACTTATTTAATCATGTTCGGATTAAATATGAGTAACATCCATATACCTGGCGCAGCGATTAATTTCTTTGATGTATTATCAAAAGCTAACATGCCGTTGTCAATGATACTTTTAGGTTTGATGCTTAACTTCCGTATTGAACGAAAATATCTGCCGATTGCTTTCAAGTATCTATTGATTCACTATGGTTTCGGTATTATTGCAGGTTTACTTGTGTATTTCTTCTTGCCTGTATCGGATCAAATGATTAAAACTACATTGATGGTAATTTGGCTGCTTCCTATCGGTGTTGCTGTAATTCCATATTCACTGCAATTCAAATACCGCACAATGCCGATTATTGGAATGACCACGAATATGACAATATTGATTAGTATCGTAATACTTTATCTCTATCAAATGTTCTTTGTTTAA
- a CDS encoding SE1832 family protein, producing MDLQSQLQELKQDYVRLQDDLEKRESTGQEVDPLVKQLEQIENSIALVRAQIDQQS from the coding sequence TTGGACTTACAAAGCCAATTACAAGAATTAAAACAAGATTACGTACGCTTGCAAGATGATTTGGAAAAACGTGAGTCGACTGGCCAAGAGGTAGACCCTCTTGTTAAGCAGCTCGAACAAATCGAAAATTCTATTGCACTTGTGCGTGCTCAAATAGATCAACAATCTTAA
- the rpsJ gene encoding 30S ribosomal protein S10, whose amino-acid sequence MAKQKIRIRLKAYDHRVIDQSAEKIVETAKRSGAEVSGPIPLPTEKSVYTIIRAVHKYKDSREQFEQRTHKRLIDIVNPTPKTVDALMGLNLPSGVDIEIKL is encoded by the coding sequence ATGGCAAAACAAAAAATCAGAATCAGATTAAAAGCTTATGACCACAGAGTAATTGATCAATCAGCAGAAAAAATTGTTGAAACAGCAAAACGTTCTGGTGCAGAAGTTTCTGGACCAATTCCATTGCCAACTGAGAAATCAGTTTATACAATCATTCGTGCGGTGCATAAGTACAAAGATTCACGTGAACAATTCGAACAACGTACTCATAAACGTTTAATCGACATTGTAAACCCTACACCAAAAACAGTTGATGCTCTTATGGGCTTAAACTTACCATCAGGTGTAGACATCGAAATCAAATTATAA
- a CDS encoding GNAT family N-acetyltransferase — MKIVELQNEQQIREAFLIVKQLRKQLDIYEYMKLVDLAREKENYKMVGLVEENELRAVIGYMPMITLYSKKSIWVCDLVTDEIHRSKGYGQILLSYAEERAEKEGYEGIELSSGLEKEAAHRFYEQKMGFKKASFLFRKRF; from the coding sequence ATGAAAATAGTTGAATTACAAAATGAACAACAAATTAGAGAAGCTTTTTTAATTGTGAAACAACTTAGAAAACAATTGGATATTTATGAGTATATGAAGCTTGTTGATTTAGCACGTGAAAAAGAAAATTATAAAATGGTTGGTTTAGTAGAAGAAAATGAATTAAGAGCTGTTATAGGATATATGCCGATGATTACTTTATATAGTAAGAAGTCAATTTGGGTTTGTGATCTAGTAACCGATGAAATTCACCGTTCTAAAGGGTACGGTCAAATATTATTAAGTTATGCTGAAGAAAGAGCTGAAAAAGAAGGATATGAAGGCATTGAATTATCTTCAGGTTTAGAAAAAGAAGCAGCTCATCGTTTCTATGAACAAAAAATGGGTTTTAAAAAAGCAAGCTTTCTTTTTAGAAAAAGATTTTAA